In Oenanthe melanoleuca isolate GR-GAL-2019-014 chromosome 8, OMel1.0, whole genome shotgun sequence, a single genomic region encodes these proteins:
- the B4GALT2 gene encoding beta-1,4-galactosyltransferase 2 isoform X1, with amino-acid sequence MPSRPLGAAPLRLGENPHFELVSHFLRSGPWLEPPPCPTKLTCPPARAQKMTRLLLGVTLERICKAVLLLCLLHFVIIMILYFDVYAQHLDFFSRFNARNASRSHPFSNSSRPNSTVPSYGPASAEAPSPSTKPSTNQSTTEKPLQPCLETPPGLVGRLLIEFSSPMSMERVQRENPDVRQGGKYSPPDCLPRQKVAILIPFRHREHHLKYWLHYLHPILRRQKVAYGIYIINQFGEDTFNRAKLLNVGFMEALKDDEEYDCFIFSDVDLIPMDDRNLYRCYEQPRHFAVGMDKFGFRLPYAGYFGGVSGLSKSQFLKINGFPNEYWGWGGEDDDIFNRISLNGMKVSRPDIRIGRYRMIKHERDKHNEPNPQRFTKIQNTKMTMKRDGISSLQYRLVEISRQPMYTNITVEIGRPPPRLARG; translated from the exons ATGCCGTCCCGGCCACTCGGGGCGGCGCCGCTCCGCCTCGGGGAAAACCCTCATTTCGAGcttgtttctcattttttaa GATCAGGACCGTGGCTGGAGCCGCCCCCCTGCCCCACCAAGCTCACATGTCCGCCTGCCCGTGCCCAGAAGATGACCAGGCTGCTCTTGGGGGTGACCCTGGAAAGGATTtgcaaggctgtgctgctgctctgcctgctccactTCGTCATCATCATGATCCTCTATTTTGACGTCTATGCGCAGCACCTGGACTTCTTCAGCCGTTTCAATGCCAGGAATGCCTCGCGCTCCCACCCCTTCTCCAACTCCTCCCGCCCCAACAGCACCGTTCCCAGCTACGGGCCAGCCAGTGCTGAGGCCCCATCTCCCAGCACCAAGCCCAGCACCAACCAGTCCACCACTGAGAAGCCtttgcagccctgcctggagaCACCTCCTGGTTTAG TTGGGCGCCTGCTCATCGAGTTCAGCTCTCCCATGAGCATGGAGCGAGTGCAGCGGGAGAACCCTGACGTGCGCCAAGGCGGCAAGTACAGCCCCCCAGACTGCCTGCCCCGGCAAAAGGTGGCCATCCTCATCCCCTTCCGGCACCGCGAGCACCACCTCAAGTACTGGCTGCACTACCTGCACCCCATCCTGCGCCGGCAGAAGGTGGCTTATGGTATCTACATCATCaaccag TTCGGTGAAGACACCTTCAACCGGGCCAAGCTGCTCAACGTGGGATTCATGGAGGCACTCAAGGACGATGAGGAGTATGACTGCTTCATTTTCAGCGATGTGGACCTCATCCCCATGGACGATCGCAACCTCTATCGCTGCTACGAGCAGCCACGGCACTTTGCTGTTGGCATGGACAAGTTTGGGTTCAG GCTGCCCTATGCCGGCTACTTTGGTGGTGTCTCTGGGCTGAGCAAGTCCCAGTTCTTGAAGATCAATGGCTTTCCCAATGAGtactggggctggggaggagaggacGATGACATCTTTAATCG CATCTCCCTGAATGGCATGAAGGTGTCGAGGCCCGACATCCGCATTGGGAGGTACCGCATGATTAAGCATGAGCGCGACAAACACAACGAGCCCAACCCGCAGAG GTTCACCAAGATCCAGAACACCAAAATGACGATGAAGCGGGATGGGATCAGCTCGCTGCAGTACCGGCTGGTGGAGATCTCCCGCCAGCCCATGTACACCAACATCACGGTGGAGATCGGCAGGCCACCGCCCCGCCTGGCCCGCGGCTAG
- the B4GALT2 gene encoding beta-1,4-galactosyltransferase 2 isoform X2, which produces MTRLLLGVTLERICKAVLLLCLLHFVIIMILYFDVYAQHLDFFSRFNARNASRSHPFSNSSRPNSTVPSYGPASAEAPSPSTKPSTNQSTTEKPLQPCLETPPGLVGRLLIEFSSPMSMERVQRENPDVRQGGKYSPPDCLPRQKVAILIPFRHREHHLKYWLHYLHPILRRQKVAYGIYIINQFGEDTFNRAKLLNVGFMEALKDDEEYDCFIFSDVDLIPMDDRNLYRCYEQPRHFAVGMDKFGFRLPYAGYFGGVSGLSKSQFLKINGFPNEYWGWGGEDDDIFNRISLNGMKVSRPDIRIGRYRMIKHERDKHNEPNPQRFTKIQNTKMTMKRDGISSLQYRLVEISRQPMYTNITVEIGRPPPRLARG; this is translated from the exons ATGACCAGGCTGCTCTTGGGGGTGACCCTGGAAAGGATTtgcaaggctgtgctgctgctctgcctgctccactTCGTCATCATCATGATCCTCTATTTTGACGTCTATGCGCAGCACCTGGACTTCTTCAGCCGTTTCAATGCCAGGAATGCCTCGCGCTCCCACCCCTTCTCCAACTCCTCCCGCCCCAACAGCACCGTTCCCAGCTACGGGCCAGCCAGTGCTGAGGCCCCATCTCCCAGCACCAAGCCCAGCACCAACCAGTCCACCACTGAGAAGCCtttgcagccctgcctggagaCACCTCCTGGTTTAG TTGGGCGCCTGCTCATCGAGTTCAGCTCTCCCATGAGCATGGAGCGAGTGCAGCGGGAGAACCCTGACGTGCGCCAAGGCGGCAAGTACAGCCCCCCAGACTGCCTGCCCCGGCAAAAGGTGGCCATCCTCATCCCCTTCCGGCACCGCGAGCACCACCTCAAGTACTGGCTGCACTACCTGCACCCCATCCTGCGCCGGCAGAAGGTGGCTTATGGTATCTACATCATCaaccag TTCGGTGAAGACACCTTCAACCGGGCCAAGCTGCTCAACGTGGGATTCATGGAGGCACTCAAGGACGATGAGGAGTATGACTGCTTCATTTTCAGCGATGTGGACCTCATCCCCATGGACGATCGCAACCTCTATCGCTGCTACGAGCAGCCACGGCACTTTGCTGTTGGCATGGACAAGTTTGGGTTCAG GCTGCCCTATGCCGGCTACTTTGGTGGTGTCTCTGGGCTGAGCAAGTCCCAGTTCTTGAAGATCAATGGCTTTCCCAATGAGtactggggctggggaggagaggacGATGACATCTTTAATCG CATCTCCCTGAATGGCATGAAGGTGTCGAGGCCCGACATCCGCATTGGGAGGTACCGCATGATTAAGCATGAGCGCGACAAACACAACGAGCCCAACCCGCAGAG GTTCACCAAGATCCAGAACACCAAAATGACGATGAAGCGGGATGGGATCAGCTCGCTGCAGTACCGGCTGGTGGAGATCTCCCGCCAGCCCATGTACACCAACATCACGGTGGAGATCGGCAGGCCACCGCCCCGCCTGGCCCGCGGCTAG
- the SLC6A9 gene encoding sodium- and chloride-dependent glycine transporter 1 isoform X2: MGTNGAVPGEQGKQEKSVKRGNWGNQIEFVLTSVGYAVGLGNVWRFPYLCYRNGGGAFMFPYFIMLVFCGIPLFFMELSFGQFASQGCLGVWRVSPMFKGVGYGMMVVSTYIGIYYNVVICIAFYYFFVSMTPVLPWTYCSNPWNTPDCVGVLDGNLSSRAALNISQLLNTTQKRTSPSEEYWRRYVLNLSDDIGNLGEVRLPLLGCLGVSWVVVFLCLIKGVKSSGKVVYFTATFPYVVLTILFVRGITLEGAVTGIMYYLTPQWDKILNAKVWGDAASQIFYSLGCAWGGLITMASYNKFNNNCYRDSIIISITNCATSVYAGFVIFSILGFMANHLGVDVSKVADHGPGLAFVAYPEALTLLPISPLWSVLFFFMLILLGLGTQFCLLETLVTAIVDEVGNEWIIRKKTFVTLGVAVAGFLLGVPLTTQAGIYWLLLMDNYAASFSLVVISCIMCVAIMYIYGHRNYFKDIEMMLGFPPPLFFQICWRFISPAIIFFILVFTVIQYRPISYNDYVYPTWAISIGFLMALSSVICIPIYAIYKVCRSEGDTLLERLKNATKASKDWGPALPEHRSGRYAPVFSPSTESHLEVQPLQPEKGQNEAAAASPVQGSNGSAHSQDSRL; encoded by the exons AACGGCGCCGTGCCCGGGGAGCAGGGCAAGCAGGAGAAGAGCGTCAAGCGTGGCAACTGGGGCAACCAGATCGAGTTTGTGCTGACCAGCGTGGGCTATGCCGTGGGCCTGGGCAACGTCTGGCGCTTCCCATACCTCTGCTACCGCAATGGGGGAG GTGCCTTCATGTTCCCCTACTTCATCATGCTCGTGTTCTGCGGCATCCCCCTCTTCTTCATGGAGCTCTCCTTTGGGCAGTttgccagccagggctgccttgGCGTCTGGAGGGTCAGCCCCATGTTCAAAG GCGTGGGCTACGGGATGATGGTGGTGTCCACGTACATCGGGATCTACTACAACGTGGTGATCTGTATTGCCTTCTACTACTTCTTTGTGTCCATGACGCCCGTGCTGCCCTGGACGTACTGCAGCAACCCCTGGAACACGCCCGACTGCGTGGGGGTGCTGGACGGGAACCTCTCCAGCCGTGCTGCCCTCAacatctcccagctcctcaACACCACCCAGAAACGCACCAGCCCCAGCGAGGAGTACTGGAG GAGGTATGTGCTGAACCTGTCGGATGATATCGGGAACCTGGGCGAGGTGCGGCTGCCCCTCCTGGGCTGCCTTGGTGTCTCCTGGGTCGTTGTCTTCCTCTGCCTCATCAAAGGCGTGAAATCCTCGGGGAAG GTGGTGTATTTCACGGCCACCTTCCCGTACGTGGTGCTCACCATCCTCTTCGTGCGCGGCATCACGCTGGAGGGGGCTGTCACTGGCATCATGTACTACCTGACGCCCCAGTGGGACAAGATCCTCAATGCCAAG GTGTGGGGTGACGCAGCCTCGCAGATCTTCTACTCGCTGGGTTGTGCCTGGGGCGGGCTCATCACCATGGCCTCCTACAACAAGTTCAACAACAACTGCTACCG GGACAGCATCATCATCAGCATCACCAACTGTGCTACCAGCGTCTACGCTGGCTTCGTCATCTTCTCCATCCTGGGCTTCATGGCCAACCACCTGGGTGTGGATGTCTCCAAGGTGGCCGACCATGGGCCAGGCCTGGCCTTTGTTGCCTACCCTGAGGCCCTCACCTTGCTCCCCATCTCACCACTGTGGTCCGTTCTCTTCTTCTTTATGCTCatcctcctggggctgggtaCACAG TTCTGCCTGCTGGAGACTCTGGTCACGGCCATTGTGGATGAGGTGGGCAACGAGTGGATCATCCGCAAAAAGACCTTTGTGACGCTGGGAGTGGCTGTGGCTGGCTTCCTGCTGGGCGTCCCGCTCACCACACAG GCGGGCATCTACTGGCTCCTGCTGATGGACAACTATGCTGCCAGCTTCTCCCTGGTGGTCATCTCCTGCATTATGTGCGTGGCCATCATGTACATCTATG GGCACCGCAACTACTTCAAGGACATTGAGATGATGCTGGGTTTTCCTCCCCCGCTGTTCTTCCAGATCTGCTGGCGCTTCATCTCACCTGCCATCATATTT TTCATCCTGGTCTTCACAGTGATACAGTACCGGCCCATCTCCTACAATGACTATGTCTACCCTACCTGGGCCATCAGCATCGGCTTCCTCATGGCGCTCTCTTCCGTCATCTGCATCCCCATCTACGCCATCTACAAAGTGTGCCGTTCTGAGGGGGACACACTGCTTGAG cGCTTGAAAAATGCTACCAAGGCGAGCAAGGACTGGGGCCCAGCGCTGCCTGAGCACCGCAGTGGGCGCTACGCCCCAGTGTTCAGCCCTTCCACCGAGTCCCACCTGGaggtgcagcccctgcagccagagAAGGGCCAGAATGAAGCAGCGGCTGCATCCCCCGTGCAGGGCAGCAATGGCTCAGCCCACAGCCAGGACTCCAGACTGTGA
- the SLC6A9 gene encoding sodium- and chloride-dependent glycine transporter 1 isoform X1, protein MADKCSEGLLNGAVPGEQGKQEKSVKRGNWGNQIEFVLTSVGYAVGLGNVWRFPYLCYRNGGGAFMFPYFIMLVFCGIPLFFMELSFGQFASQGCLGVWRVSPMFKGVGYGMMVVSTYIGIYYNVVICIAFYYFFVSMTPVLPWTYCSNPWNTPDCVGVLDGNLSSRAALNISQLLNTTQKRTSPSEEYWRRYVLNLSDDIGNLGEVRLPLLGCLGVSWVVVFLCLIKGVKSSGKVVYFTATFPYVVLTILFVRGITLEGAVTGIMYYLTPQWDKILNAKVWGDAASQIFYSLGCAWGGLITMASYNKFNNNCYRDSIIISITNCATSVYAGFVIFSILGFMANHLGVDVSKVADHGPGLAFVAYPEALTLLPISPLWSVLFFFMLILLGLGTQFCLLETLVTAIVDEVGNEWIIRKKTFVTLGVAVAGFLLGVPLTTQAGIYWLLLMDNYAASFSLVVISCIMCVAIMYIYGHRNYFKDIEMMLGFPPPLFFQICWRFISPAIIFFILVFTVIQYRPISYNDYVYPTWAISIGFLMALSSVICIPIYAIYKVCRSEGDTLLERLKNATKASKDWGPALPEHRSGRYAPVFSPSTESHLEVQPLQPEKGQNEAAAASPVQGSNGSAHSQDSRL, encoded by the exons AACGGCGCCGTGCCCGGGGAGCAGGGCAAGCAGGAGAAGAGCGTCAAGCGTGGCAACTGGGGCAACCAGATCGAGTTTGTGCTGACCAGCGTGGGCTATGCCGTGGGCCTGGGCAACGTCTGGCGCTTCCCATACCTCTGCTACCGCAATGGGGGAG GTGCCTTCATGTTCCCCTACTTCATCATGCTCGTGTTCTGCGGCATCCCCCTCTTCTTCATGGAGCTCTCCTTTGGGCAGTttgccagccagggctgccttgGCGTCTGGAGGGTCAGCCCCATGTTCAAAG GCGTGGGCTACGGGATGATGGTGGTGTCCACGTACATCGGGATCTACTACAACGTGGTGATCTGTATTGCCTTCTACTACTTCTTTGTGTCCATGACGCCCGTGCTGCCCTGGACGTACTGCAGCAACCCCTGGAACACGCCCGACTGCGTGGGGGTGCTGGACGGGAACCTCTCCAGCCGTGCTGCCCTCAacatctcccagctcctcaACACCACCCAGAAACGCACCAGCCCCAGCGAGGAGTACTGGAG GAGGTATGTGCTGAACCTGTCGGATGATATCGGGAACCTGGGCGAGGTGCGGCTGCCCCTCCTGGGCTGCCTTGGTGTCTCCTGGGTCGTTGTCTTCCTCTGCCTCATCAAAGGCGTGAAATCCTCGGGGAAG GTGGTGTATTTCACGGCCACCTTCCCGTACGTGGTGCTCACCATCCTCTTCGTGCGCGGCATCACGCTGGAGGGGGCTGTCACTGGCATCATGTACTACCTGACGCCCCAGTGGGACAAGATCCTCAATGCCAAG GTGTGGGGTGACGCAGCCTCGCAGATCTTCTACTCGCTGGGTTGTGCCTGGGGCGGGCTCATCACCATGGCCTCCTACAACAAGTTCAACAACAACTGCTACCG GGACAGCATCATCATCAGCATCACCAACTGTGCTACCAGCGTCTACGCTGGCTTCGTCATCTTCTCCATCCTGGGCTTCATGGCCAACCACCTGGGTGTGGATGTCTCCAAGGTGGCCGACCATGGGCCAGGCCTGGCCTTTGTTGCCTACCCTGAGGCCCTCACCTTGCTCCCCATCTCACCACTGTGGTCCGTTCTCTTCTTCTTTATGCTCatcctcctggggctgggtaCACAG TTCTGCCTGCTGGAGACTCTGGTCACGGCCATTGTGGATGAGGTGGGCAACGAGTGGATCATCCGCAAAAAGACCTTTGTGACGCTGGGAGTGGCTGTGGCTGGCTTCCTGCTGGGCGTCCCGCTCACCACACAG GCGGGCATCTACTGGCTCCTGCTGATGGACAACTATGCTGCCAGCTTCTCCCTGGTGGTCATCTCCTGCATTATGTGCGTGGCCATCATGTACATCTATG GGCACCGCAACTACTTCAAGGACATTGAGATGATGCTGGGTTTTCCTCCCCCGCTGTTCTTCCAGATCTGCTGGCGCTTCATCTCACCTGCCATCATATTT TTCATCCTGGTCTTCACAGTGATACAGTACCGGCCCATCTCCTACAATGACTATGTCTACCCTACCTGGGCCATCAGCATCGGCTTCCTCATGGCGCTCTCTTCCGTCATCTGCATCCCCATCTACGCCATCTACAAAGTGTGCCGTTCTGAGGGGGACACACTGCTTGAG cGCTTGAAAAATGCTACCAAGGCGAGCAAGGACTGGGGCCCAGCGCTGCCTGAGCACCGCAGTGGGCGCTACGCCCCAGTGTTCAGCCCTTCCACCGAGTCCCACCTGGaggtgcagcccctgcagccagagAAGGGCCAGAATGAAGCAGCGGCTGCATCCCCCGTGCAGGGCAGCAATGGCTCAGCCCACAGCCAGGACTCCAGACTGTGA